The Polynucleobacter sp. MWH-UH2A DNA segment AGTTAACTTAGCGCGGTGCAAGACATCGCGCCAGGCCATTTGTAGGTCTTCTAAATTGACTTCTGGCCATGTGATTGCAACGGTAGTATCGACAAAACCATGCGCCACTTGGAAGTCACGTCCATGCTGTGGAATTTGGTCGAGCTCTTGAGCGGCCAGCTTCATGCGCTCATATTCAAGTAGGCGACGAACTAGCTCTGCGCGTGGATCTTCCACTTCCTCTTCACTGTCAGCCTTCTTCATTGGCAACAACATGCGTGATTTAATTTCAATCAACATGGCGGCCATCAGTAGATATTCTGCAGCGAGCTCAAGATTGTGATGACGAATTTGGTCGATGTAACTGAGGTACTGTTGTGTAACCTGCGCCATCGGAATATCGAGAACATTAAAGTTTTGCTTACGAATCAAATACAGCAAAAGATCGAGCGGGCCTTCAAAGGCCTCAAGGAAAACTTCCAATGCATCAGGCGGAATGTATAAATCGTTTGGAAGCTTAAACAGTGGTTCGCCATAAAGCTTGGCGAACGCTTCCGACATACCATCGGTGACCGATGGGGTGCTATCTAGTAAATCCGGAATTGGCTGAGAATTTGGCTCAGTCATTCGAGTAAACGTAGGCGCGTTGTTTGAGTTTGGCTGCTTTGGCGCGACGTTGGTCTTCGACAGTCAGAGGCTCCTTGTCCCATAGTAGGGCGCGACCAGCTTGTTGGTCAGCCTCCAGATGTGGTTTTTGGGTCTTCAGTTCATTTAAGAACTGGGTGAATTCGGATTGGTATCTTGCCATGACGTTTCCTAAAATACTCAATAAATTCAATAACTTATAAAGTTAAAGGCTAATGCACATTGAGGTCTATGAGCACCATTATAGGTGCTTTTTAGACCGATTTTT contains these protein-coding regions:
- a CDS encoding ScpA family protein, yielding MTEPNSQPIPDLLDSTPSVTDGMSEAFAKLYGEPLFKLPNDLYIPPDALEVFLEAFEGPLDLLLYLIRKQNFNVLDIPMAQVTQQYLSYIDQIRHHNLELAAEYLLMAAMLIEIKSRMLLPMKKADSEEEVEDPRAELVRRLLEYERMKLAAQELDQIPQHGRDFQVAHGFVDTTVAITWPEVNLEDLQMAWRDVLHRAKLTQHHTITREELSVRDFMTRILRRLQNTRFIEFSELFEDAIKSGKGIPVVIVNFIAMLELSRESLVEITQAEPYAPIYVRLAYTPVA
- a CDS encoding DUF3460 family protein; the encoded protein is MARYQSEFTQFLNELKTQKPHLEADQQAGRALLWDKEPLTVEDQRRAKAAKLKQRAYVYSND